A stretch of Mycobacterium sp. ITM-2016-00316 DNA encodes these proteins:
- a CDS encoding DHA2 family efflux MFS transporter permease subunit, whose amino-acid sequence MSTRTATQPKAPPSASVIIALLVFSAFVMILNETIMSVALPVLIVDLEIAARTAQWLTSGFLLTMAVVIPMSGSLLQRFPVRVIFVASMSLFCAGTLVCALAPGFAVLLAGRIVQACGTAVMVPLLMTTVMKLIPAERRGQTMGTISIVIAVAPAVGPTLSGFILGSLNWRWMFWIVLPIALLGLAAGWMWLRVADEREQPTRIDPVSVPLSAIAFAGLVFGLSELGAPGHGGQAVPAWVPLGAGAVAMVLFGARQLRLQRDDRAFLDLRPFTYRRFSVSVGLVVIGFTGLFGAIIMVPLYVQDVLGKSALVAGLTSLPGGLLMGMAGPLVGRVYDRHGARRLVVPGSVLLFLSLCGFALLSTATPVWELVVLQTIMMVGLSMMFTPLMTDALSALPDRLYSHGSAIMTTLQQVAGAAGTALFVTVMAKASASGGAPDMPGVHAAFVAAAMIGAVAVVLAFFTATRPLPAGGTPTR is encoded by the coding sequence ATGAGTACCCGAACAGCAACGCAGCCGAAAGCACCGCCCAGCGCGAGCGTCATCATCGCGCTGCTGGTGTTCTCGGCGTTCGTCATGATCCTCAACGAGACGATCATGAGCGTTGCGCTGCCCGTGCTGATCGTCGATCTGGAGATCGCCGCCCGCACCGCGCAATGGCTGACCAGTGGCTTCCTGCTCACCATGGCCGTGGTGATCCCGATGTCGGGATCACTGTTGCAGCGCTTCCCGGTTCGGGTCATCTTCGTGGCGTCGATGTCGCTGTTCTGTGCGGGCACCCTGGTCTGCGCACTGGCGCCCGGCTTCGCCGTCCTGCTGGCCGGACGCATCGTGCAGGCGTGCGGCACCGCGGTGATGGTGCCGCTGCTGATGACGACGGTCATGAAGTTGATCCCCGCCGAACGTCGCGGGCAGACCATGGGCACCATCTCGATCGTCATCGCCGTCGCACCCGCGGTGGGGCCCACCCTGTCCGGTTTCATCCTCGGCTCACTGAACTGGCGCTGGATGTTCTGGATCGTGCTGCCCATCGCCCTGCTCGGACTCGCCGCCGGGTGGATGTGGCTGCGCGTCGCCGATGAGCGGGAACAACCCACCCGCATCGATCCTGTCTCGGTGCCGCTTTCGGCGATCGCATTCGCGGGCTTGGTGTTCGGACTCTCGGAACTGGGCGCGCCCGGGCACGGCGGACAGGCCGTACCGGCGTGGGTGCCGCTGGGCGCCGGTGCGGTCGCGATGGTGCTGTTCGGCGCACGGCAGCTGCGGTTGCAACGCGATGATCGCGCGTTCCTGGATCTGCGGCCGTTCACCTACCGGCGGTTCTCGGTCTCGGTGGGACTGGTGGTCATCGGATTCACCGGGCTGTTCGGCGCGATCATCATGGTGCCGCTCTACGTACAGGACGTACTCGGGAAGAGCGCCTTGGTGGCCGGGCTGACGAGCCTGCCGGGCGGACTGCTGATGGGCATGGCGGGTCCGCTGGTCGGGCGAGTGTACGACCGGCACGGGGCGCGACGGCTGGTCGTTCCCGGTTCGGTCCTGCTGTTCCTGTCGCTGTGTGGCTTCGCGCTGCTGTCGACGGCCACGCCGGTCTGGGAACTCGTTGTCCTGCAGACGATCATGATGGTGGGACTGTCGATGATGTTCACCCCGCTGATGACCGATGCGCTCAGCGCCCTGCCCGACCGGCTGTACTCCCACGGCAGCGCCATCATGACGACCCTGCAACAGGTCGCGGGCGCAGCCGGCACCGCACTGTTCGTCACGGTCATGGCCAAGGCGTCCGCCTCGGGTGGCGCACCGGATATGCCCGGCGTGCATGCGGCCTTCGTGGCCGCTGCGATGATCGGCGCAGTCGCCGTGGTCCTGGCGTTCTTCACCGCGACGCGCCCGCTTCCGGCCGGCGGCACGCCGACCCGCTAG
- a CDS encoding ATP-binding protein, giving the protein MGDRAQQRAGFSRPGVVATMVHAVQIREDFAAWLAQSLSVDAEKTSDIVLAVNEALANAAEHAYLDAPEPGLMHARAEYDPQLATLTVWITDEGRWRAKEPSTAPNPARGRGLILMRALTDSAAVDATATGTEVRLHWDHIAARPADAAEPEQDDDRRLA; this is encoded by the coding sequence ATGGGTGATCGAGCACAGCAGCGCGCGGGATTCTCCCGCCCCGGAGTCGTTGCCACGATGGTGCATGCCGTGCAGATCCGCGAGGACTTCGCCGCCTGGCTGGCCCAGTCCCTGAGCGTGGACGCGGAGAAGACCAGCGACATCGTTCTCGCCGTCAACGAGGCGCTGGCGAACGCGGCCGAACACGCCTACCTCGACGCCCCGGAGCCGGGACTGATGCATGCCCGCGCCGAATACGATCCGCAGCTGGCCACGCTGACGGTGTGGATCACCGACGAGGGCCGCTGGCGCGCGAAGGAGCCCTCGACGGCGCCGAACCCCGCGCGGGGCCGCGGGCTGATACTGATGCGAGCGCTCACCGACAGCGCCGCGGTCGACGCAACGGCCACCGGCACCGAGGTGCGGCTGCACTGGGACCACATCGCGGCACGTCCCGCCGATGCCGCCGAGCCCGAACAGGACGACGACCGCCGGCTCGCGTGA
- a CDS encoding PPOX class F420-dependent oxidoreductase, whose product MATDSLSEDVIRFLSTGTRTGKLGYVAADGRPLIAPVWFLVEDGRLVFNTGANTAKGRALQRDPRVVLVVDDEHPPFSFVQVQGTAELSENDPDLRGTATRIAARYMGAERADEYGARNGVPGELVVRITPRKVISAFDVAD is encoded by the coding sequence ATGGCAACTGATTCGCTGAGCGAGGACGTCATCAGATTTCTGTCGACGGGCACCCGGACCGGCAAGCTCGGGTACGTCGCGGCCGACGGCCGCCCCCTGATCGCTCCCGTCTGGTTCCTGGTGGAGGACGGCCGGCTGGTCTTCAACACGGGCGCGAACACCGCCAAAGGCCGGGCTCTGCAACGTGATCCTCGGGTGGTGCTCGTCGTCGACGATGAGCACCCGCCGTTCTCCTTCGTCCAGGTGCAGGGCACGGCCGAGCTCAGCGAGAACGACCCGGATCTGCGCGGCACCGCCACCCGGATCGCGGCGCGCTACATGGGAGCGGAGCGCGCCGACGAGTACGGCGCACGCAATGGCGTCCCCGGGGAACTGGTCGTGCGCATCACGCCACGTAAGGTCATCTCCGCCTTCGACGTCGCCGACTGA
- the treS gene encoding maltose alpha-D-glucosyltransferase has product MSTHAAEPSQPAATSSDPKPEEQANEPAEITFDEHLHPARPKVLRFRPRVRTPFVRRSLAQDGPPTGENHAYVSWLLSQSMLADANEISQQFSGQGSMWQNPFARPNPRTAVETASVWFTAYPLSLITRSDESFLKAMSDESLWKAFAEIGIQAVHTGPVKRAGGISGWQLTPSVDGHFDRISTQIDPAFGSEDEFRQMCGTANWYGGTIIDDIVPGHTGKGADFRLAEMKYADYPGIYHMVDIDPRDWEHLPNVPEGADSVNCDAATEDWLDKAGYIIGRLQRVIFYAEGIKETNWSVTRPIVGVDGVERRWVYLHYFKDGQPSINWLDPSFAGMRLVIGDALHSLSDLGTGGLRLDANGFLGAEKSSEDDVGWSEGHPLSQAANQFIGSMVRKLGGFTFQELNLTIDDIRENSIAGPDLSYDFINRPAYHHALATADTEFLRLTLRTTLETEIDPASLVHAMQNHDELTYELVHWSAGHRDDIYTYKGHEVTGEELGHSVRTDLIEALTGPDAPYNLVFTTNGIACTTATVIAATLGISDLDQITDIDPIRRAHLLLAMFNALQPGVFALSGWDLCGMLTLPPGDVSELLRGGDTRWIHRAAHDLMGVNPDARHSSAGMPRGTSLYGSIPDQLVNEASFLRQLQAILAVRTHFGIATSTQVDIPEVSHRGMLVMVHQLADPHQLQLTVLNFANADIAGTVRSEFLPPDAVVSDMFSGKEIAHVDDLHSFTVEMPAHHGMSLLVERPVAEDPADRPDDQGRA; this is encoded by the coding sequence ATGTCGACACACGCGGCCGAGCCGTCGCAACCTGCCGCCACGTCATCAGATCCCAAACCCGAAGAGCAGGCCAACGAGCCCGCGGAGATCACCTTCGACGAGCACCTGCATCCGGCACGCCCGAAAGTACTGCGATTCCGCCCCAGGGTGCGCACCCCGTTCGTGCGGCGCTCGCTGGCCCAGGACGGTCCCCCGACCGGTGAAAACCACGCCTATGTCTCGTGGTTGCTGTCACAGTCGATGCTTGCCGACGCCAACGAGATCAGCCAGCAGTTCTCCGGACAGGGTTCGATGTGGCAGAACCCCTTCGCCCGGCCCAACCCGCGGACCGCGGTGGAGACCGCGTCGGTGTGGTTCACCGCCTACCCGCTGTCGCTGATCACCCGCTCCGACGAGTCGTTCCTCAAGGCGATGTCCGATGAATCATTGTGGAAGGCCTTCGCGGAGATCGGTATCCAGGCGGTGCACACCGGTCCGGTGAAACGGGCCGGCGGTATCTCGGGCTGGCAGCTCACCCCGAGTGTGGACGGCCACTTCGACCGCATCAGCACACAGATCGACCCGGCCTTCGGATCCGAGGACGAATTCCGGCAGATGTGCGGAACCGCCAACTGGTACGGCGGCACGATCATCGATGACATCGTGCCGGGCCACACCGGCAAAGGGGCGGACTTCCGGCTCGCCGAGATGAAGTACGCCGACTACCCGGGCATCTACCACATGGTGGATATCGATCCGCGCGACTGGGAGCATCTGCCGAATGTTCCCGAGGGCGCGGATTCGGTGAATTGCGATGCCGCGACCGAGGATTGGCTCGACAAGGCCGGCTACATCATCGGCCGCCTGCAGCGCGTCATCTTCTACGCCGAGGGCATCAAGGAGACCAACTGGAGCGTGACCCGCCCGATCGTCGGCGTGGACGGTGTCGAGCGGCGCTGGGTGTACCTGCACTACTTCAAGGATGGCCAGCCGTCCATCAACTGGCTTGATCCCAGCTTCGCGGGGATGCGGCTGGTGATCGGTGACGCGCTGCATTCGCTATCCGACCTGGGTACCGGTGGTCTGCGCCTGGACGCCAATGGATTCCTCGGCGCCGAGAAGTCCTCGGAGGACGACGTCGGCTGGTCAGAGGGTCACCCGCTGTCGCAGGCCGCGAACCAGTTCATCGGCAGCATGGTGCGCAAGCTCGGTGGGTTCACCTTCCAGGAGCTCAATCTCACCATCGACGACATCCGTGAGAACAGCATCGCCGGCCCCGACCTGTCCTATGACTTCATCAACAGGCCCGCCTACCACCACGCGCTGGCCACCGCCGACACCGAGTTCCTCCGGCTGACCCTGCGCACCACGCTGGAGACGGAGATCGATCCGGCCTCGCTGGTGCACGCCATGCAGAACCATGACGAACTGACCTACGAACTCGTGCACTGGTCGGCCGGGCATCGCGACGACATCTACACCTACAAGGGCCACGAAGTCACCGGCGAGGAACTCGGACACAGCGTGCGCACCGACCTGATCGAGGCGCTCACCGGTCCCGACGCCCCGTACAACCTGGTGTTCACCACCAACGGCATCGCCTGCACGACGGCGACCGTGATCGCGGCGACACTGGGGATATCCGACCTCGACCAGATCACCGATATCGATCCCATCCGGCGTGCGCATCTGCTGCTCGCGATGTTCAACGCCCTGCAACCGGGCGTGTTCGCTCTCTCGGGATGGGACCTGTGCGGCATGCTGACGCTCCCGCCCGGTGATGTGAGCGAACTGCTCCGTGGCGGGGACACCCGGTGGATCCATCGCGCCGCGCATGACCTGATGGGTGTGAACCCCGATGCCCGACACTCCAGTGCCGGGATGCCGCGCGGCACAAGTCTTTACGGATCCATCCCGGACCAGCTGGTCAACGAGGCCAGCTTCCTGCGGCAGCTGCAGGCGATTCTCGCCGTGCGGACGCATTTCGGTATCGCCACCAGCACCCAGGTGGACATCCCGGAGGTGTCGCACCGCGGCATGCTGGTCATGGTCCATCAGCTGGCAGATCCGCACCAGCTGCAACTGACGGTGCTCAATTTCGCCAACGCCGATATCGCCGGGACGGTGCGTTCGGAGTTCCTGCCACCGGATGCCGTCGTCTCGGACATGTTCAGCGGTAAAGAGATCGCCCACGTCGATGACCTGCACAGCTTCACCGTGGAGATGCCGGCGCACCACGGGATGTCGCTGTTGGTGGAGCGGCCGGTCGCCGAAGATCCCGCCGACCGACCGGACGATCAGGGCAGGGCGTAG
- a CDS encoding alpha/beta hydrolase, with protein sequence MMPVEYAPGRWADLYGEPSRPTVLLWHGTQTDSRAAVRVLAEAVAEHGVGVIAPDWDSHATDGGRADLLDSARFAHTHSAGADLVLVGWSLGGVAAAGLTLRAQEFDVAVAHTVCLGGAFMVDDPISGGPVLRAVPDAGVRTPFSLLVGERDDVVPASAAVEFAAGLRALEWPADIVEVAADHGSIAGARYDAAADRYEADDDPATAVVARAVATHIAAVAYNA encoded by the coding sequence GTGATGCCGGTCGAGTACGCCCCCGGCCGGTGGGCCGACCTCTACGGTGAGCCGTCGCGGCCCACCGTCCTGCTGTGGCACGGTACGCAGACCGACTCCCGGGCCGCGGTCCGCGTGCTCGCCGAAGCCGTCGCCGAGCACGGAGTCGGGGTGATCGCCCCGGACTGGGATTCGCACGCCACCGACGGTGGGCGTGCGGACCTGCTGGACTCGGCGCGATTCGCGCACACACACAGCGCCGGCGCCGATCTCGTGCTCGTCGGCTGGTCGCTGGGCGGTGTCGCCGCGGCCGGGTTGACGCTGCGTGCGCAAGAGTTCGATGTCGCTGTCGCGCATACGGTTTGCCTGGGCGGGGCGTTCATGGTGGACGATCCGATCTCTGGCGGTCCGGTCCTGCGCGCCGTCCCTGACGCCGGCGTGCGGACGCCGTTCAGCCTGCTGGTCGGCGAGCGCGATGATGTGGTGCCCGCATCAGCCGCCGTCGAGTTCGCCGCCGGCCTGCGCGCGCTGGAGTGGCCGGCCGACATCGTCGAGGTCGCGGCCGACCACGGATCGATCGCCGGGGCTCGCTATGACGCCGCCGCCGACCGGTACGAAGCGGACGACGACCCCGCCACCGCGGTCGTCGCCCGTGCGGTCGCCACGCATATCGCCGCGGTGGCGTACAACGCCTAG
- a CDS encoding PP2C family protein-serine/threonine phosphatase, with protein MTSLDFEDFWNNSPSGHLILTADGRIVSANSTIIDWLRYPDRALHEKSFSDLLTTGGKIHYETHFVPLLRMTGTLEGVTVDMLTADGARLPMFLTANVKAATPGSPELWRVTAVDAGDRRAYERELLEQRRRAESEQERARAFAATLRRSLHPPLLSPPPGLDAADHYHTASPDDVGGDFYDLFPLAANTWGFFLGDVAGKGVDAAVVTTLTRHVLRSAAVFDDAPVQVLCNLNAVLHQQLGIERHRLCTVVYGNLTARGDGFDVDLASAGHPPPLLLGGDGSAYFADTIGGQAVGMIEDPHFFSSRMHLGPGDTLVLYTDGLTEARVGPGTARYDDDGALLRFAREQAPAGASEFVDTIRHLLDALGDGVEDDAAVLAFGVPRGGDA; from the coding sequence GTGACCAGCCTCGATTTCGAGGACTTCTGGAACAACTCGCCGTCCGGGCATCTGATCCTGACCGCCGACGGTCGCATCGTCAGCGCCAACTCCACCATCATCGACTGGCTGCGTTACCCGGACCGCGCGCTGCACGAGAAGTCCTTTTCAGATCTGCTGACCACCGGCGGAAAAATCCACTACGAGACCCACTTCGTTCCGCTGCTTCGGATGACGGGCACGCTCGAAGGTGTCACCGTGGACATGCTGACCGCCGACGGCGCGCGGCTCCCGATGTTCCTGACCGCCAACGTCAAAGCGGCGACCCCAGGATCTCCCGAATTGTGGCGCGTCACCGCGGTGGATGCCGGGGATCGGCGGGCCTACGAACGCGAACTCCTGGAGCAGCGCCGTCGTGCCGAGTCCGAGCAGGAGCGGGCGCGCGCGTTCGCCGCCACGTTGCGCCGCTCACTGCACCCGCCGTTGTTGTCGCCGCCACCGGGACTGGATGCCGCCGACCACTACCACACCGCCTCACCCGACGATGTGGGCGGTGATTTCTACGATCTGTTCCCGCTGGCCGCGAACACGTGGGGCTTCTTCCTCGGCGATGTCGCGGGCAAGGGCGTCGACGCCGCCGTCGTCACCACGCTGACCCGCCATGTCCTGCGCTCGGCCGCGGTGTTCGACGACGCTCCCGTACAGGTGCTATGCAACCTCAACGCGGTGCTGCACCAGCAGTTGGGCATCGAACGCCACCGGCTGTGCACCGTGGTCTACGGAAACCTCACGGCGCGGGGTGACGGTTTCGACGTCGATCTCGCCAGCGCGGGTCACCCGCCCCCGCTGCTGCTCGGCGGGGACGGTAGCGCCTACTTCGCCGACACCATCGGCGGCCAGGCCGTCGGCATGATCGAAGATCCGCACTTCTTCAGCAGCCGAATGCATCTCGGGCCGGGTGACACCCTGGTGCTCTACACCGACGGATTGACCGAGGCGCGGGTCGGCCCGGGCACCGCACGCTACGACGACGATGGCGCGCTGCTGCGATTCGCCCGCGAGCAGGCACCGGCCGGCGCCTCCGAGTTCGTCGACACTATTCGGCATCTGCTCGATGCGCTGGGCGACGGCGTCGAGGATGACGCCGCGGTGCTCGCATTCGGGGTGCCGCGGGGCGGCGACGCATAG
- a CDS encoding alpha/beta fold hydrolase: protein MGVVARNNIKTVGVEGAPLLLLAHGFGCDQNLWRPIVERLRSDFRIVLMDHVGAGGADPAAWDADKYSTLHGYAADVLDIVRELDLHDVVYVGHSVAAMIGALAVIADPSRFAKIVMVTPSPRYIDDGDYHGGFSESDIDELLESIDANYLGWSRAMAPVIMGNPDRPDLHAELEATFCRTDPACARVFARATFLSDNRSDLPRVPVPTLVLECTQDAIAPRTVGTFVQQQIPGSTLVTLDAMGHCPHVSDPDATAVAIAAFAGTA from the coding sequence ATGGGTGTGGTGGCCAGGAACAACATCAAGACAGTGGGCGTCGAGGGCGCACCCCTGCTGCTGCTGGCCCACGGGTTCGGCTGCGACCAGAACCTGTGGCGGCCCATCGTCGAACGCCTCCGGTCCGATTTCCGGATCGTGCTGATGGACCACGTGGGAGCAGGCGGCGCCGACCCCGCGGCGTGGGACGCGGACAAATACTCCACGCTGCACGGGTACGCCGCCGATGTGCTGGACATCGTGCGCGAGCTCGACCTGCACGACGTGGTGTACGTCGGCCATTCGGTGGCGGCGATGATCGGCGCCCTGGCGGTCATCGCCGACCCGAGCCGATTCGCCAAAATCGTCATGGTGACGCCGTCACCGCGCTATATCGACGACGGCGACTATCACGGCGGCTTCTCCGAGAGCGATATCGACGAACTCCTGGAATCCATCGACGCGAACTACCTCGGCTGGTCGCGGGCGATGGCGCCGGTGATCATGGGCAATCCCGACCGCCCCGACCTGCACGCCGAACTGGAGGCGACGTTCTGCCGGACCGACCCGGCGTGTGCGCGGGTGTTCGCCCGCGCGACGTTCTTGTCGGACAATCGATCTGATCTTCCGCGCGTTCCGGTGCCCACGCTTGTCCTGGAGTGCACACAGGATGCCATCGCCCCACGCACCGTCGGCACCTTCGTCCAGCAGCAGATACCCGGCAGCACCTTGGTCACCCTCGACGCGATGGGCCACTGCCCGCACGTGAGTGACCCGGACGCCACCGCGGTCGCCATCGCCGCGTTCGCGGGCACCGCGTGA
- the glgX gene encoding glycogen debranching protein GlgX, giving the protein MPVSPKPSTSQVAEQEVWPGKAYPLGAVYDGSGTNFALFSEVAERVELCLFDEDGTETRYSLPEVDGFVWHGFLPSVEPGQRYGYRVHGPHDPAAGHRCNPHKLLLDPYAKAIDGIFQWDQSLFGYNFGDPDSRNDDDSAPSMPKSVVISPFFDWGIDRPPQREYADSFIYEAHVKGLTETHPDIPDAMRGTYAAIGHPAIIDHLKALGVTAIELMPVHHFANDSTLIDKGLSNYWGYNTIGFFAPDAKYSSSGTPGGQVQEFKAMVRTLHEAGIEVILDVVYNHTAEGNHLGPTVSMRGIDNAAYYRLVDDDNRYYMDYTGTGNSLNVGHPHSLQLIMDSLRYWVTDMHVDGFRFDLASTLAREFYDVDKLSTFFELVQQDPTVSQVKLIAEPWDVGPGGYQVGNFPPQWTEWNGKYRDTVRDFWRGEAGSLGEFASRLTGSADLYEQSARRPVASINFVIAHDGFTLRDLVSYNEKHNDANGEGNNDGESHNRSWNCGVEGPTDDPEITALRAQQERNFLTTLLLSQGVPMICHGDELGRTQGGNNNGYCQDNEITWVDWENADQELMDFAARVSALRAEHPVFRRRRFFNGRPVRQRGSAGVPDISWFRPDGSEMSDEDWDTGFGKSIAVYLNGNGIPDLDPRGQRVTDDSFLVCFNGHHEALEFTLPPEEFGSAWHTVIDTAAPAGTGDAATPAGASRKVAARSVTVFQQAE; this is encoded by the coding sequence ATGCCGGTATCTCCCAAACCGTCGACCAGCCAGGTGGCCGAGCAGGAAGTGTGGCCGGGTAAGGCCTACCCTCTCGGCGCGGTCTATGACGGTTCCGGTACCAACTTCGCCCTCTTCAGTGAGGTCGCCGAACGGGTGGAACTCTGCCTGTTCGACGAGGACGGTACCGAGACCAGATATTCGTTGCCCGAGGTGGACGGATTCGTCTGGCACGGCTTCCTGCCGTCGGTGGAACCGGGCCAGCGGTACGGCTACCGGGTGCACGGACCGCACGACCCTGCGGCCGGTCATCGGTGCAATCCGCACAAACTGCTGCTCGACCCCTACGCCAAGGCCATCGACGGGATCTTCCAGTGGGACCAGTCGCTGTTCGGCTACAACTTCGGGGACCCCGACAGCCGCAACGATGACGATTCCGCGCCCAGCATGCCGAAGTCGGTGGTGATCAGCCCGTTCTTCGACTGGGGTATCGACCGCCCACCGCAGCGCGAATACGCCGACAGCTTCATCTACGAGGCACATGTCAAGGGCCTCACCGAGACGCACCCGGACATCCCCGACGCGATGCGCGGCACCTACGCCGCGATCGGTCATCCGGCGATCATCGATCACCTCAAGGCGCTCGGAGTCACCGCCATCGAACTGATGCCGGTACACCACTTCGCCAATGACTCGACCCTGATCGACAAGGGCCTGTCCAATTACTGGGGTTACAACACCATCGGGTTCTTCGCCCCCGATGCGAAGTACTCCAGCAGCGGCACCCCCGGCGGCCAGGTGCAGGAGTTCAAGGCGATGGTGCGCACCCTGCACGAGGCCGGTATCGAGGTGATCCTGGATGTGGTCTACAACCACACCGCCGAGGGCAACCATCTCGGCCCCACGGTGTCGATGCGCGGGATCGACAACGCCGCCTACTACCGCCTCGTCGACGACGACAATCGCTACTACATGGACTACACGGGCACCGGTAACAGCCTCAACGTCGGACACCCGCATTCGCTGCAACTCATCATGGATTCGTTGCGGTACTGGGTGACCGACATGCACGTCGACGGTTTCCGTTTCGACCTGGCATCGACGCTGGCCCGCGAGTTCTACGATGTCGACAAGCTGTCGACGTTCTTCGAACTGGTGCAACAGGATCCGACTGTCAGTCAGGTGAAGCTCATCGCCGAGCCGTGGGACGTCGGCCCCGGCGGTTATCAGGTGGGCAACTTCCCGCCACAGTGGACCGAGTGGAACGGCAAATACCGAGACACGGTGCGCGATTTCTGGCGCGGTGAGGCAGGGAGCCTCGGCGAGTTCGCATCCCGACTCACCGGTTCGGCGGACCTCTACGAACAGAGCGCACGCCGGCCCGTCGCCTCGATCAACTTCGTCATCGCCCACGATGGCTTCACGTTGCGAGATCTGGTGTCCTACAACGAGAAGCACAATGACGCCAACGGTGAGGGCAACAACGACGGCGAGAGCCACAACAGGTCGTGGAACTGCGGGGTCGAAGGGCCCACCGACGATCCGGAGATCACCGCGCTGCGCGCCCAGCAGGAGCGCAATTTCCTGACCACGCTGCTGCTGTCCCAGGGCGTGCCGATGATCTGCCACGGTGACGAACTCGGCCGCACTCAGGGCGGCAACAACAACGGATACTGCCAGGACAACGAAATCACCTGGGTCGACTGGGAGAACGCCGACCAGGAGCTGATGGACTTCGCCGCCCGGGTCTCGGCGCTGCGCGCCGAACATCCGGTCTTCCGCAGGCGCCGGTTCTTCAACGGCAGGCCGGTACGCCAGCGCGGATCCGCCGGCGTGCCCGACATCTCCTGGTTCCGGCCCGACGGCTCGGAAATGAGCGACGAGGATTGGGACACCGGGTTCGGCAAGTCGATCGCGGTCTACCTCAACGGCAACGGCATCCCCGATCTGGATCCGCGCGGGCAGCGGGTGACCGACGACTCATTCCTGGTGTGCTTCAACGGCCATCACGAGGCCCTCGAATTCACCCTGCCCCCCGAGGAGTTCGGGTCGGCCTGGCACACCGTCATCGACACCGCGGCGCCGGCCGGCACCGGTGACGCGGCCACCCCCGCGGGTGCCTCACGCAAGGTCGCCGCGCGCTCGGTCACGGTGTTCCAACAGGCGGAGTAA
- a CDS encoding gamma carbonic anhydrase family protein, protein MAEPLIIALPDRTPRLAVTSWVAPNAAVIGNVLLGANVSVWYSATLRAEFEPIEVGSGSNVQDSVTIHTDPGFPVKIGARVTIGHNAVLHGCTVEDDCLIGIAAVVGNGAVIGAESLIAPGAVVPQRMVIPPRSMVAGVPAKVRRELTAEEIEANVVNAAAYEHLLGVHRDANSP, encoded by the coding sequence ATGGCAGAACCGCTGATCATCGCCCTTCCGGACCGAACGCCGCGGTTGGCCGTCACCTCATGGGTGGCGCCGAACGCGGCCGTGATCGGCAACGTGCTGCTCGGTGCGAACGTCAGCGTCTGGTACTCGGCGACGTTGCGGGCGGAGTTCGAGCCGATCGAGGTGGGTTCGGGCTCCAACGTTCAGGACAGTGTCACCATCCACACGGATCCGGGCTTCCCCGTCAAGATCGGGGCGCGGGTCACGATTGGTCACAACGCGGTGCTGCACGGGTGCACGGTCGAGGACGACTGCCTGATCGGCATCGCGGCCGTCGTCGGCAACGGCGCCGTGATCGGCGCCGAGTCGCTCATCGCCCCGGGCGCGGTGGTGCCGCAGCGGATGGTCATCCCGCCGCGATCGATGGTGGCCGGTGTGCCGGCCAAGGTGCGCCGCGAACTGACCGCGGAGGAGATCGAGGCCAACGTGGTGAATGCCGCGGCCTACGAGCACCTACTGGGCGTTCATCGTGACGCGAACTCGCCCTGA